A DNA window from Penaeus vannamei isolate JL-2024 chromosome 5, ASM4276789v1, whole genome shotgun sequence contains the following coding sequences:
- the LOC138861716 gene encoding serine-aspartate repeat-containing protein I-like → MPYIVTAKSGIVNPAGSFKLDYRGRKNHLVLRALQAEKPCRSVEDTEFSHSVLSIKIIYEISARQVKSNLVEPPARATREKGASDNHIGNKPRTKNDNHIGNKPRTKNDNHIGNKPRTKNDNHIGNKPRTKNDNHIGNKPRTKNDNHTGNKPRTKNDNHIGNKPRTKNDNHIGNKPRTKNDNHIGNKPRTKNDNHIGNKPRTKNDNHIGNKPRTKNDNHTGNKPRTKNDNHIGNKPRTKNDNHIGNKPRTKNDNHIGNKPRTKNDNHIGNKPRTKNDNHIGNKPRTKNDNHIGNKPRTKNDNHIGNKPRTKNDNHIGNKPRTKNDNHIGNKPRTKNDNHIGNKPRTKNDNHIGNKPRTKDDNHIGNKPRTKNDNHIGNKPRTKNDNHIGNKPRTKNDNHIGNKPRTKNYYTLSVARWHLRLSRQCHPTRSNKVGSPFTPALQRHPKPHRHPGHWT, encoded by the exons ATGCCTTATATAGTTACGGCAAAATCTGGTATTGTAAATCCAGCTGGATCTTTCAAGCTAGACTACAGAGGTCGGAAGAACCACCTGGTGCTACGGGCTTTACAG GCAGAAAAACCATGTCGGTCAGTTGAGGACACAGAATTCAGCCACTCGGTGTTGAGTATTAAAATCATCTATGAAA TCTCAGCACGACAAGTAAAGTCAAATTTAGTTGAG CCTCCAGCGCGAGCCACGCGCGAGAAAGGCGCGAGCGACAACCACATCGGGAATAAACCCAGAACCAAGAACGACAACCACATCGGGAATAAACCCAGAACCAAGAACGACAACCACATCGGGAATAAACCCAGAACCAAGAACGACAACCACATCGGGAATAAACCCAGAACCAAGAACGACAACCACATCGGGAATAAACCCAGAACCAAGAACGACAACCACACCGGGAATAAACCCAGAACCAAGAACGACAACCACATCGGGAATAAACCCAGAACCAAGAACGACAACCACATCGGGAATAAACCCAGAACCAAGAACGACAACCACATCGGGAATAAACCCAGAACCAAGAACGACAACCACATCGGGAATAAACCCAGAACCAAGAACGACAACCACATCGGGAATAAACCCAGAACCAAGAACGACAACCACACCGGGAATAAACCCAGAACCAAGAACGACAACCACATCGGGAATAAACCCAGAACCAAGAACGACAACCACATCGGGAATAAACCCAGAACCAAGAACGACAACCACATCGGGAATAAACCCAGAACCAAGAACGACAACCACATCGGGAATAAACCCAGAACCAAGAACGACAACCACATCGGGAATAAACCCAGAACCAAGAACGACAACCACATCGGGAATAAACCCAGAACCAAGAACGACAACCACATCGGGAATAAACCCAGAACCAAGAACGACAACCACATCGGGAATAAACCCAGAACCAAGAACGACAACCACATCGGGAATAAACCCAGAACCAAGAACGACAACCACATCGGGAATAAACCCAGAACCAAGAACGACAACCACATCGGGAATAAACCCAGAACCAAGGACGACAACCACATCGGGAATAAACCCAGAACCAAGAACGACAACCACATCGGGAATAAACCCAGAACCAAGAACGACAACCACATCGGGAATAAACCCAGAACCAAGAACGACAACCACATCGGGAATAAACCCAGAACCAAGAACTATTACACGCTAAGTGTCGCCCGGTGGCACTTACGCCTCTCGAGACAGTGCCATCCCACTCGCAGCAATAAGGTCGGTAGTCCCTTTACACCGGCGTTACAAAGACACCCTAAACCTCACCGTCATCCTGGACATTGGACTTGA